Proteins co-encoded in one Bacillus infantis NRRL B-14911 genomic window:
- a CDS encoding SDR family NAD(P)-dependent oxidoreductase, translating into MKYTVITGASSGIGYEAALAFASRNKNVIVTARREDQLHNLKAEIHSINADLDVVILPADLSESENVHSLYESLKEYDIETWINNAGFGNSAPVAEQNVQKIEKMLRVNIEALTTLSTLYTHDYSQKAGTQLINVASDVGYRMVPNGVTYAATKFYVSAFTEGLAQELQDQGAAMKVKVLAPAMTETEFVINAREIDEFSYRDNVQKYHTAREMAGFMLDLYDSEKTVGKVNSESYEFELLDPIYPYTSRRPASD; encoded by the coding sequence ATGAAGTATACGGTGATTACAGGTGCCAGCTCAGGAATTGGATACGAAGCGGCGCTTGCATTTGCTTCACGCAATAAAAATGTCATTGTGACTGCAAGGCGGGAAGATCAGCTGCATAATCTAAAAGCAGAAATCCACAGCATAAACGCCGATCTGGATGTGGTAATTCTACCGGCAGATCTATCTGAAAGCGAAAATGTTCATTCATTATATGAGAGTTTAAAAGAATACGATATTGAAACCTGGATCAATAACGCCGGTTTCGGAAACAGTGCCCCCGTTGCCGAACAGAATGTACAAAAGATTGAAAAGATGCTCAGAGTCAATATTGAAGCACTCACAACCCTTTCCACTTTATACACACATGATTATTCTCAAAAGGCAGGCACCCAATTAATCAACGTGGCTTCTGATGTAGGCTATAGAATGGTACCAAACGGGGTAACGTACGCTGCTACTAAGTTTTATGTGAGTGCATTTACAGAAGGACTCGCCCAGGAACTTCAGGATCAGGGAGCTGCCATGAAAGTAAAAGTGCTTGCACCGGCTATGACAGAAACTGAATTTGTTATAAACGCTCGCGAAATAGATGAATTCAGCTACCGTGACAACGTGCAAAAATACCATACCGCCCGGGAAATGGCCGGATTCATGCTGGACCTTTATGATAGTGAGAAAACGGTTGGAAAAGTAAATAGCGAGAGTTATGAATTTGAACTGCTGGATCCTATTTATCCTTATACTTCACGCCGGCCGGCTTCCGATTGA
- the spoIIP gene encoding stage II sporulation protein P has translation MQTDKDLFDLIKETYPINPREEFVLDTADKLRKSARQINRRNRLKQFTVASASIALCTLALSWFFLYDGKDTLYNTFSTPQNEHSASTAAIKNQDPLVYIYHSHNQESFMSETSTNHSDDLFHEERNISLVGERLSQALKNYGIHSIHDSTDIKAELEEKRLSYSDAYKVSRVPLENALSHNKKLKMVLDIHRNSLKRNQSTISIDGKDYPRISFIVSKSSAEYEVNFKFAQLLHEYTEERYPNLSRGVFTKDTPSQNSYNQDLFGNSVQLEVGGKENTLEEEYRTVDVLSEVISEILTDWNEQEKE, from the coding sequence ATGCAAACTGATAAAGACTTGTTCGACTTAATAAAGGAAACATACCCAATCAACCCAAGAGAGGAGTTTGTCTTAGATACAGCTGATAAACTCAGAAAATCGGCCAGGCAGATAAACAGAAGAAACAGGCTCAAACAATTTACGGTTGCCTCAGCCAGTATTGCGCTGTGTACATTGGCTCTCTCATGGTTCTTCCTTTATGATGGAAAAGATACCTTATATAACACATTTTCCACTCCTCAAAATGAACATTCAGCTTCAACAGCAGCTATAAAAAACCAGGATCCTTTAGTATACATCTACCATTCACACAATCAAGAATCTTTTATGTCAGAAACTTCAACTAATCACTCAGATGATTTGTTTCACGAGGAAAGAAATATTTCATTGGTTGGTGAGCGACTTAGTCAAGCACTAAAAAATTATGGCATTCATTCTATTCACGATAGCACGGATATTAAGGCGGAATTAGAAGAAAAAAGACTCTCGTATAGCGACGCATATAAAGTTTCCAGAGTACCACTCGAGAATGCCTTATCACATAATAAAAAGCTGAAAATGGTCCTTGATATACACAGGAATTCATTAAAGAGAAACCAGTCAACGATTAGCATAGATGGAAAGGACTATCCGAGAATTTCATTTATTGTATCGAAATCCAGTGCTGAATACGAAGTGAATTTTAAATTTGCACAACTGCTGCATGAATATACTGAGGAAAGATACCCCAACTTATCCAGGGGAGTCTTTACTAAGGATACCCCTTCTCAAAATTCTTATAATCAAGATCTGTTTGGTAACTCTGTGCAGTTAGAAGTTGGAGGGAAGGAAAATACTTTGGAGGAAGAGTATCGAACTGTTGATGTCCTTTCAGAAGTCATCAGTGAGATCCTTACCGACTGGAACGAACAAGAAAAGGAGTAA
- a CDS encoding DICT sensory domain-containing protein, translating to MELKKLSLFRECFGQVEGETQKLDNAPLSQLNAQSLKYETKVPQLEYMCLMMENIVLTKKLQGNVYAGFQKFSRTKNVLDRFQAMAEYSNVHIFGENDAAMDPSDGIHYIELPKNSELMREWFLIIDSPVFKSMMVAYDMEGFGVHEVEEGRKFKGVKTSNPQVIAHATKLLTPHIGFSLIG from the coding sequence ATGGAATTAAAGAAGCTGTCATTGTTTAGAGAATGTTTTGGCCAGGTTGAGGGGGAGACTCAAAAGCTCGACAATGCTCCCTTAAGCCAGTTGAATGCACAGTCTTTAAAATACGAGACTAAAGTCCCGCAGCTGGAGTATATGTGCTTAATGATGGAGAACATCGTCCTAACGAAGAAGCTTCAAGGGAACGTTTATGCAGGCTTTCAAAAGTTCTCGCGCACGAAGAACGTGCTGGACCGTTTCCAGGCTATGGCCGAGTACTCTAACGTTCATATCTTTGGAGAAAATGATGCAGCCATGGATCCAAGTGATGGCATTCATTATATTGAGCTTCCAAAGAATAGTGAACTGATGCGCGAATGGTTCCTCATTATTGACAGCCCTGTATTCAAATCCATGATGGTTGCCTATGACATGGAGGGCTTCGGCGTACATGAGGTGGAAGAAGGGCGCAAGTTTAAAGGAGTTAAGACTTCAAACCCGCAAGTAATTGCTCATGCAACAAAACTGTTAACACCACATATAGGATTCTCACTTATCGGTTAA
- a CDS encoding LPXTG cell wall anchor domain-containing protein, with translation MQLGSDDYQFEDSYFAVVHPVTYVVIGIFVLVSVAAIIVLKKRKNR, from the coding sequence ATGCAGCTTGGAAGTGATGATTATCAGTTTGAAGACAGTTATTTTGCTGTTGTACATCCAGTTACTTATGTCGTGATAGGCATTTTTGTATTAGTAAGTGTAGCTGCTATTATTGTCTTAAAAAAAAGAAAAAATAGATAA
- a CDS encoding ECF transporter S component translates to MSRIQKMASIGILTALSLILYLFKIPLPFFPVFLTLDVSDIPALIGAITMGPAAGILVQFLKNVIEYITHGSYVGLPVNQIANFCSGALIVGMIGAFYHYQKKLSWVSFTLSISIFLAAMYLLNYYFILPAIMNLLGLNMDQYLTSFTDANPLVKDFESAVLLIIIPFNLIKIFVVYSIGLPFAFRLERILQKRSLAV, encoded by the coding sequence ATGTCACGTATTCAGAAAATGGCCTCGATTGGCATTTTAACAGCACTTAGCCTTATTTTATACTTATTTAAAATCCCGCTTCCTTTTTTCCCTGTTTTCTTAACACTTGATGTCAGCGATATTCCTGCCTTAATCGGTGCCATTACAATGGGGCCTGCTGCCGGAATCCTTGTTCAATTCCTGAAAAATGTCATTGAGTATATAACTCACGGAAGCTATGTGGGACTGCCGGTGAACCAGATTGCCAACTTCTGCTCTGGCGCGCTCATTGTGGGAATGATAGGCGCTTTTTATCACTATCAGAAAAAATTGAGCTGGGTCAGCTTTACCCTTTCGATCAGTATATTTCTCGCGGCTATGTACCTGCTTAACTATTACTTTATATTGCCGGCGATCATGAACCTGCTCGGACTGAATATGGATCAGTATCTGACATCTTTCACCGATGCGAACCCGCTTGTGAAAGATTTTGAATCAGCTGTTCTGCTCATTATCATCCCCTTTAATCTAATTAAGATATTTGTAGTCTATTCAATCGGCCTGCCGTTCGCTTTCAGGCTGGAGCGTATTTTACAGAAAAGGAGTCTGGCTGTATGA
- a CDS encoding SMI1/KNR4 family protein yields the protein MQLWDDELDDNYLGELHEETLQKVQRELQVDLPESYINLMKKRNGFYLAKKYYPTTVPNSWANNSVYVNELYGIGEKSGIIDSIYLRQEWGIRSKKLIIISAEPPAFICLDYRRRKNPIVTFVDIEANQEIILAKNFEEFINGLVEEIKELEVEPCEDTLLTPQQIEDYYSKIDHVILKGKPAEVDRVFVKILSTNNELIRYMIEKMRYHEKPKVQFYLMTFLSECAEGNNQGIVDDDYLLEVLNEISNSKNQDAKGLALYSLNKFNKRFGI from the coding sequence TTGCAGTTATGGGATGATGAATTAGATGATAATTACTTGGGTGAACTTCATGAAGAAACACTTCAAAAAGTTCAGCGGGAACTACAGGTCGATTTGCCTGAATCATATATAAATTTAATGAAGAAAAGAAATGGATTTTATTTGGCCAAGAAATACTATCCTACAACTGTCCCTAATAGCTGGGCAAATAATTCAGTATATGTTAACGAGTTATACGGAATAGGTGAAAAATCCGGGATAATCGACAGTATTTATTTGCGCCAAGAATGGGGGATACGAAGTAAAAAGTTAATCATTATTTCAGCAGAACCTCCTGCCTTTATTTGCTTGGATTATAGACGCAGAAAAAATCCAATTGTTACATTTGTAGATATTGAAGCAAACCAAGAGATAATATTAGCGAAGAACTTTGAAGAATTCATAAATGGCCTTGTTGAAGAAATTAAGGAACTAGAAGTGGAACCTTGTGAAGATACTTTGCTGACCCCACAACAGATAGAGGATTATTACTCGAAAATTGATCATGTAATACTAAAAGGAAAGCCAGCTGAGGTAGACAGGGTTTTTGTGAAAATCCTTTCGACAAATAATGAATTAATTAGATATATGATTGAAAAAATGAGATATCATGAAAAGCCTAAAGTGCAATTTTATTTAATGACATTCTTATCTGAATGTGCGGAAGGAAACAATCAAGGAATCGTAGATGACGACTATCTTCTGGAAGTTTTGAATGAAATTTCTAATAGTAAAAATCAAGATGCTAAAGGCTTAGCCCTTTATAGTTTAAACAAATTTAATAAAAGATTTGGCATTTAA
- a CDS encoding aldo/keto reductase produces MEYITLNNGLEMPIVGTGTNTYGKENNDYNGDLTNEIPELASAIELGYRSIDAAIMYRNEELVGSVLAESKVPREEFFITTKIPASEEYISSKEATRAAIDNSLKNFQTDYLDLLLIHFPIEDKVQLKNTWEVFEEYYEAGKLKAIGVSNFEENHLDELKEFAKVKPAVNQIQINLKEPNKNLLAVLKDEEITPVAWGPMKAEAHQKEALDEIGKIYHKSGAQILLKYQIQRGVIVIPKSHNRENQASNLELFDFELTAEDIEKIENL; encoded by the coding sequence ATGGAATACATAACACTTAATAATGGGCTTGAAATGCCAATAGTAGGGACAGGTACAAATACGTATGGAAAAGAAAACAACGATTATAACGGGGATTTAACAAACGAAATACCTGAACTGGCATCCGCAATTGAGCTGGGTTACCGTTCCATAGACGCAGCCATCATGTATCGAAACGAAGAGCTTGTCGGAAGTGTGTTGGCAGAAAGCAAAGTGCCTCGGGAAGAGTTTTTCATTACGACAAAAATTCCAGCCAGTGAAGAATATATTTCTTCAAAGGAAGCTACCCGGGCAGCTATTGATAATAGTCTGAAAAACTTCCAGACAGACTATCTTGACCTGCTTCTTATTCACTTTCCTATCGAGGACAAAGTACAGCTTAAAAACACTTGGGAAGTCTTTGAAGAATATTACGAAGCAGGCAAATTAAAAGCAATCGGTGTTTCTAACTTTGAAGAAAATCATCTGGATGAATTGAAAGAATTCGCTAAAGTGAAGCCGGCTGTTAATCAGATACAAATCAACTTAAAAGAACCCAACAAAAATCTCCTTGCCGTATTAAAAGACGAGGAAATTACGCCTGTTGCCTGGGGACCTATGAAAGCAGAAGCCCACCAAAAAGAAGCTTTGGATGAAATCGGTAAGATCTATCATAAATCCGGTGCACAAATCTTATTAAAATACCAAATCCAACGCGGTGTGATTGTTATCCCTAAATCTCACAACCGGGAAAATCAAGCTTCCAATCTGGAACTTTTCGATTTTGAATTGACTGCGGAGGATATAGAAAAGATAGAAAATCTATAA
- a CDS encoding methyl-accepting chemotaxis protein: MKNKKNLVMAASVLLASVLLSALHYYVDSFILSLIGTLVITAALFIGCARMLKQENDQNEEVAEKNSSAQTSIEESLQELRHLEAHSGHLVSMNTQVSASSEMVGGQLMDMVQDIQKQHELISYFGDQLGKMNGMIQNLDAIIEVTNSTTSDVTLLSNEGKLKVDDFSIVFTKIISLTKQFGDYNQTLLEKMKAVTKALGAIDYISNQTNLLALNASIEAARAGSNGAGFGVVASEIRKLSVQVKESAETINTIVTDVNRNIEEQEKSYSANVSVLEEGKDKSLQMIDIFDGVISSINTLSLQSHEIKRDSTEVEAENQRLIEMMQEVLGITENLSQKTMGSSELTMEQQAHLIELDMTVMTMGEHIRKIQDHLKEQTEHQGNVVWIRPGEMKKRNEMKLAE, translated from the coding sequence ATGAAAAACAAGAAGAATCTTGTGATGGCAGCTTCCGTCCTCCTGGCTTCTGTGCTGCTGTCGGCACTCCACTATTACGTAGACTCATTCATACTTTCTCTTATCGGAACCCTGGTCATTACGGCAGCCCTCTTCATCGGCTGTGCCAGGATGCTGAAACAGGAGAATGATCAAAATGAGGAGGTTGCTGAGAAGAATTCATCAGCTCAGACCTCAATCGAGGAGTCGCTGCAGGAATTGCGCCATCTCGAAGCACACAGCGGGCACTTAGTTTCAATGAACACACAGGTAAGTGCTTCTTCTGAAATGGTTGGCGGCCAGCTTATGGATATGGTACAGGATATTCAAAAGCAGCATGAGCTGATTTCGTACTTTGGGGATCAATTAGGAAAAATGAATGGGATGATACAAAACCTGGATGCCATTATTGAAGTAACGAACTCCACTACCTCAGATGTAACGCTGCTGTCCAACGAGGGGAAGCTGAAGGTCGACGATTTCAGCATTGTTTTCACAAAAATCATCTCTCTCACAAAGCAGTTCGGTGATTATAACCAGACGCTCCTTGAGAAAATGAAAGCAGTCACAAAGGCTCTCGGAGCTATCGATTATATCTCCAACCAGACAAATCTCCTTGCATTGAACGCCTCTATTGAAGCTGCCCGTGCAGGCTCAAATGGGGCTGGATTCGGAGTTGTTGCTTCTGAAATCCGCAAGCTGTCCGTTCAGGTCAAAGAGAGTGCAGAAACGATTAACACCATCGTAACCGACGTGAACAGAAATATTGAAGAACAAGAAAAATCGTATAGTGCGAATGTGTCGGTATTAGAAGAAGGAAAAGATAAGAGCCTGCAGATGATCGACATCTTTGATGGCGTGATTTCAAGCATCAATACACTTTCACTGCAATCACACGAAATCAAACGCGACTCAACTGAGGTGGAAGCCGAGAATCAGCGTCTGATTGAAATGATGCAGGAAGTATTGGGAATCACAGAAAACTTAAGCCAAAAAACCATGGGCTCATCTGAACTGACGATGGAGCAGCAGGCACACCTGATAGAGCTCGACATGACTGTCATGACCATGGGAGAGCATATCCGGAAAATCCAGGATCACTTAAAAGAACAAACAGAGCACCAAGGAAATGTAGTATGGATCCGGCCTGGTGAAATGAAAAAGAGAAATGAGATGAAGCTTGCTGAGTAA
- a CDS encoding DUF1801 domain-containing protein, which yields MRNNPKSKLSGDQQVFEFMKQLEHPLKEEIEEVRRIILSSDERFTEHIKWNAPSFCIENDDRITFNLKGNAFFRLVFHCGAKVKPKAAQPLFEDHTGLLEWQTNDRAVVKFFNENDVKDKEEKLRVVIGKWIGTTSSKVISDTED from the coding sequence ATGAGAAATAATCCTAAAAGTAAATTGTCCGGTGATCAGCAAGTGTTTGAATTTATGAAACAGCTTGAGCATCCTCTTAAGGAAGAGATAGAAGAAGTGCGCAGAATCATTTTAAGTTCTGATGAGAGATTCACAGAGCATATAAAATGGAATGCGCCGAGTTTTTGCATCGAAAATGATGATCGGATAACCTTCAATCTGAAAGGGAATGCATTTTTTCGCCTTGTGTTTCATTGTGGTGCAAAAGTGAAACCTAAAGCTGCCCAGCCTCTATTTGAAGACCATACCGGATTATTAGAATGGCAGACGAATGATAGAGCTGTGGTGAAGTTTTTTAATGAGAATGATGTAAAAGATAAAGAAGAAAAACTTAGAGTGGTGATAGGGAAATGGATCGGCACAACAAGTTCTAAGGTGATTTCCGATACTGAAGATTGA
- a CDS encoding aminopeptidase, producing MIKGIYEFISEAQLKKYAELAVRAGVNLQKNQLLIIHSDIQNAVFARLIQSAAYEAGASNVFIDWTDEQSAKEFYLHAADHVIDQYPDWQAARFKEWEDEGAAYIHIISENLDVFKEVSPERISRFQKASRTKLKDYHAKIRSHEIRWCLLAVPYVSWAAKVFPNLSREEALQSLWELILKGSRADGKDPIKDWESHNRAFESRKKILNESQFKALHFENSRGTDLLVGLPENHRYIGGGVTDKNGIPFFPNIPTEEIFTAPHKNKVNGKLAGTKPLIYGGSVIDEFYLIFKDGMITDYYAAKGQEVLQNLIETDEGSHYLGEIALVSNKSPLAQTDTLFYNTLFDENTACHIGIGNASPSNIQNGIGQSEEELKAAGLNASLLLVNVTFGTEDMKVVGIKEDGTEVLLMKDGDFQF from the coding sequence ATGATTAAAGGAATATATGAATTCATAAGTGAAGCACAGTTAAAAAAGTATGCAGAGCTTGCTGTGAGGGCTGGTGTAAATCTGCAAAAAAATCAATTATTGATTATACATAGTGATATACAAAATGCTGTGTTTGCACGTCTGATCCAGTCGGCTGCCTACGAGGCAGGAGCTTCGAATGTATTTATAGATTGGACAGATGAACAGTCTGCCAAAGAATTTTATTTACATGCAGCGGATCATGTTATTGATCAATATCCTGATTGGCAGGCTGCCCGTTTTAAGGAGTGGGAAGATGAGGGTGCTGCTTACATCCATATTATTTCAGAAAACCTGGATGTATTTAAAGAGGTTTCTCCAGAAAGGATAAGCCGTTTCCAAAAAGCATCTCGTACTAAACTAAAGGATTATCATGCGAAAATCAGATCCCACGAGATACGCTGGTGTCTGCTGGCTGTTCCATATGTTTCCTGGGCAGCTAAAGTATTTCCGAACCTAAGTAGAGAAGAAGCCTTACAGTCATTATGGGAATTAATTTTAAAAGGATCCCGTGCAGATGGAAAAGATCCTATAAAAGATTGGGAGAGTCATAACAGAGCCTTCGAGTCCCGCAAAAAAATCCTGAACGAGAGCCAATTCAAAGCCCTCCATTTTGAAAATAGCCGTGGAACTGATTTATTAGTTGGCCTGCCTGAAAATCATCGCTACATCGGAGGCGGTGTCACAGATAAAAATGGAATACCTTTCTTTCCGAACATTCCTACAGAAGAAATATTTACAGCTCCCCATAAAAATAAGGTGAATGGCAAATTGGCCGGTACGAAACCTCTTATCTATGGGGGAAGTGTCATCGATGAATTTTATCTGATTTTTAAAGATGGAATGATTACCGACTATTACGCTGCAAAGGGACAAGAAGTGTTGCAAAATCTGATTGAAACAGACGAAGGTTCACATTATCTGGGCGAGATTGCCTTGGTCTCTAATAAATCACCTCTTGCTCAGACAGACACTCTTTTTTACAATACCTTGTTTGATGAAAATACAGCCTGTCATATTGGAATCGGAAATGCCTCTCCCTCCAATATTCAAAATGGCATTGGCCAATCTGAGGAAGAGCTGAAGGCCGCGGGTCTGAATGCCTCACTTTTGTTAGTCAATGTGACCTTTGGTACCGAAGATATGAAAGTAGTGGGCATTAAAGAAGATGGAACTGAAGTTTTGTTAATGAAGGATGGAGATTTTCAATTTTAA
- a CDS encoding RNA polymerase sigma factor, with protein MAGNERLGERIDQIYKSHYLDVYRFLICFTGNQNDAEDLTQEVFLRILNNLTRGKNIDHQRTWIFSIAKHVAIDSYRKRRFSSLFTDGFFKHIISAEKEPGELIEENEMKRIVHGAISELKPKYRTVVILRGINEFSIRETSEILQCSESKVKVDYHRALKILRMKLEWDIEEVIGNAN; from the coding sequence TTGGCCGGCAATGAAAGGTTAGGGGAGAGAATCGATCAGATCTACAAGAGCCATTATTTGGATGTATATCGTTTTCTTATTTGCTTTACTGGTAACCAGAATGATGCCGAGGACTTAACTCAAGAAGTTTTTTTACGCATCCTGAATAACTTGACCAGAGGCAAAAATATTGACCATCAAAGAACTTGGATTTTCTCCATTGCAAAGCATGTTGCCATTGACAGTTATAGAAAAAGGAGATTTTCTTCCCTTTTTACCGACGGCTTCTTTAAACATATTATCTCGGCTGAAAAAGAACCCGGAGAATTAATTGAGGAAAATGAAATGAAAAGGATTGTTCATGGTGCTATATCTGAACTGAAACCCAAGTATAGGACTGTAGTGATTCTAAGAGGCATAAATGAATTTTCAATCAGGGAAACATCCGAGATCCTTCAATGCAGCGAGTCAAAGGTCAAAGTAGATTATCACAGGGCTTTAAAAATACTTAGAATGAAGCTTGAGTGGGATATAGAGGAGGTCATCGGGAATGCAAACTGA
- a CDS encoding SMI1/KNR4 family protein, with protein MNKQDVSRRNKILERINIHSVFKGGKQLIMWRDYLTSISKECEFKAPATEAETALIKKELKVELPDKLAELYKETNGVYGNYGISFVWSIEQMIKENLFFWTLHERSDFMKPLDTFLFFSDAGNGDLFGYSIADGRVQTEHIYVWNHEDDSRWRVASSLEEFIRGWMIGEISV; from the coding sequence ATGAATAAACAGGATGTAAGCAGGAGAAATAAGATCCTGGAGAGAATTAATATTCATTCAGTTTTCAAAGGTGGCAAGCAGCTGATTATGTGGAGAGATTATTTGACAAGTATTTCAAAAGAGTGTGAGTTTAAAGCACCTGCAACGGAAGCGGAGACCGCTTTAATTAAGAAGGAACTAAAAGTTGAATTGCCGGATAAGTTGGCTGAATTATACAAGGAAACAAACGGAGTTTATGGGAACTATGGAATTTCGTTTGTTTGGTCCATAGAACAGATGATTAAAGAAAATTTATTTTTTTGGACCCTTCATGAGCGAAGCGATTTTATGAAACCTCTGGATACCTTTTTATTTTTCTCTGATGCCGGAAATGGAGACTTATTTGGCTATTCAATAGCAGATGGAAGGGTTCAGACAGAGCATATTTATGTCTGGAACCATGAAGATGACAGTCGTTGGAGAGTAGCTTCATCTCTAGAGGAGTTTATCAGAGGATGGATGATTGGGGAGATATCTGTATGA
- a CDS encoding NAD(P)H-binding protein produces MRVLVIGTEDLTGEHVIKQLSDKQHEAVALVGTKSKVDEMGRLGAADVFVQENDGYAKAFSACDAVIYVGDASARTGESKPILIDHQSVIDSVHAARDQGVKRFLLMSAMRANETDKGGSGTDGAKDQPEELLRNAELTYTILRTGKPVDKPGKGKIEAALSLKSKESEIPKEDIATVLVEALELEEAYNRTIEVSSGEMPIREALQQISSD; encoded by the coding sequence ATGAGAGTCCTTGTGATTGGAACGGAAGACTTGACGGGGGAGCATGTAATCAAGCAGCTGTCGGACAAGCAGCATGAGGCGGTGGCATTGGTTGGGACAAAGAGTAAGGTGGATGAAATGGGAAGGCTGGGGGCAGCGGATGTTTTTGTGCAGGAAAATGATGGTTATGCCAAGGCCTTTTCAGCTTGTGATGCGGTCATTTATGTGGGCGATGCCAGTGCGCGGACGGGTGAAAGCAAGCCGATTCTGATTGACCATCAGTCGGTTATTGATTCGGTGCACGCGGCAAGGGACCAGGGAGTTAAGCGCTTTCTGCTGATGAGTGCGATGCGTGCGAATGAGACGGACAAAGGCGGTTCAGGAACAGACGGGGCGAAGGATCAGCCTGAGGAGCTTTTAAGAAATGCAGAATTAACTTATACCATATTACGGACAGGCAAGCCTGTAGACAAGCCGGGAAAAGGGAAGATTGAAGCAGCACTTTCTCTTAAAAGTAAGGAAAGTGAAATTCCGAAAGAGGATATCGCGACTGTACTGGTCGAGGCACTTGAACTGGAGGAGGCTTATAACAGAACCATTGAAGTGTCTTCAGGAGAAATGCCGATCCGCGAGGCATTGCAGCAGATAAGCTCTGACTGA